In one Acidobacteriota bacterium genomic region, the following are encoded:
- a CDS encoding ATP-binding protein, which produces MLSIIVFIASGLAFRELSLSVWTAGTTIAQREAQTISDLVLRFGRESGGINFQRVRDNRGPLEDFIHQRLGRGLPIRSVEVRDRFGVQQLFVQQPPQVRELPVGTPVTVPSDWPAAVDRVIRAPLGRSEGDVLVAVAADPLLQEWIRLRRSLQIKVAIAASLAIGLLVSGLFYVLNLIRRNRELEQARQSASRASYVGLLASGLAHEIRNPLNAMNMNLQMLEEELGEIPKAQEQEFHELVESNKSEIKRLERLVNNFLAYARPASPQLEPQDLNEMLQEVVRFLAVDFRQSEVALNTEFQPLLPNVVIDAAQFKQALMNLLVNARQVLDPGGTVTVRTRAGSAGDAVIEIEDDGPGIPAEAQERIFDVFYSSRGGGTGLGLPIARQIVERHGGRIDLESEMGRGAKFSIHLPRRQRQSRRRATPRDRR; this is translated from the coding sequence TTGCTCTCCATCATCGTCTTCATCGCGTCGGGGCTGGCGTTCCGGGAATTGAGCCTCAGCGTCTGGACCGCCGGGACCACCATCGCCCAGCGGGAGGCCCAGACCATCAGCGATCTGGTCCTCCGATTCGGACGAGAATCCGGTGGGATCAACTTCCAGCGGGTCCGGGACAACCGAGGACCGCTGGAGGACTTCATCCACCAACGCCTCGGCCGGGGTCTCCCGATCCGCTCCGTCGAAGTCCGGGATCGATTCGGGGTCCAGCAGCTGTTCGTCCAGCAGCCCCCCCAGGTGCGAGAACTTCCGGTCGGGACGCCGGTGACGGTGCCGTCGGACTGGCCGGCGGCCGTCGATCGTGTGATCCGCGCACCGCTGGGGCGTAGCGAGGGCGATGTCCTGGTGGCGGTGGCCGCCGACCCGCTCCTGCAGGAGTGGATCCGTCTTAGACGATCGCTCCAGATCAAGGTGGCGATCGCCGCGTCCCTCGCGATCGGCCTCCTCGTCTCGGGGTTGTTCTACGTATTGAACTTGATCCGCCGCAATCGTGAGTTGGAACAGGCCCGGCAATCGGCGTCACGCGCTTCCTACGTCGGGTTGCTGGCGTCGGGGCTGGCCCATGAAATCCGGAACCCGCTGAACGCGATGAACATGAACCTGCAGATGCTCGAGGAGGAACTTGGGGAGATTCCCAAGGCGCAGGAACAGGAGTTTCACGAGCTCGTCGAGTCCAACAAGAGTGAGATCAAGCGGCTCGAGCGGCTGGTCAACAACTTCCTCGCGTACGCACGTCCGGCATCGCCGCAACTCGAGCCACAAGATCTGAACGAGATGCTGCAGGAGGTCGTACGATTCCTCGCGGTGGACTTCCGGCAGAGCGAAGTCGCCCTGAACACCGAGTTTCAGCCACTGTTGCCGAACGTCGTCATCGACGCGGCCCAGTTCAAGCAGGCGTTGATGAACCTCCTCGTAAACGCACGTCAGGTCCTTGATCCCGGCGGGACCGTCACGGTTCGTACACGCGCCGGATCGGCGGGGGATGCCGTGATCGAGATCGAGGACGATGGACCGGGCATACCCGCAGAGGCCCAGGAGCGGATCTTCGACGTGTTCTACTCCAGCCGGGGCGGCGGTACGGGGCTCGGATTACCGATCGCACGACAGATCGTCGAGCGTCACGGCGGAAGGATCGATCTCGAAAGCGAGATGGGCCGGGGAGCCAAGTTCTCGATCCACCTTCCGAGACGTCAGCGTCAGTCTCGGCGACGCGCGACGCCCAGGGATAGACGTTGA
- a CDS encoding transpeptidase family protein: protein MNRLQIRRLTVLVILVGIVSVGIVARLYQLQVSRHERFKARAENQHEIDFPVEATRGSILDRHGRVLAMSKRLHVVYAHPWKVDDPETTARTLAGVLDEPYVKLLKNLKSHEDFVYLKHFIDDETRQLVIDSGVAVNADSPVWFHRESKRVYPHERLAVHVIGYSGTDQEGVEGIEKSLDEVLQGDPTIIRALRLGNRQLLRQSVEEPDHLSHDVILTIDLDLQHLVEMEIDRAIRTTGARSASIILLDPKRGDVLAMANRPTANLANYSKSSFEQRRNRAVTDNYEPGSTFKFVTMAAAFDRGLLDERELVFCENGLYIENGRRIHDITKRAYLTPQGVLENSSNIGISKIAQKLTDRQLHSAIRSFGFSQRTGIELPGEMFGSLAPVESWSGYTHSSLSFGQEVAVTALQMAAGFGVLASDGSYVPPRVVLATRNGDGDWDRTERPRPERVISAETAGKLQRMLEGVVANGTGKRARIDEYRLAGKSGTAQKTGKGGYSETDYVASFGGFGPVEDPQLVGLVVLNTPSGDDHQGGRVAAPVFGRIMRLALNHLRVPGSQAVRISALDDAQPESSRLVADRQAATPLPRADVVPDVRGYSLRDAIGHLSAVGVRTRVEGSGIVVAQNPAPGTALRPNMDCWLRLSRQTAGVQR, encoded by the coding sequence ATGAACCGACTACAAATACGCCGCCTGACGGTCCTGGTCATCCTCGTCGGTATCGTTTCCGTTGGCATCGTCGCCCGCCTGTATCAACTGCAGGTTTCGCGACACGAGCGTTTCAAGGCACGAGCCGAGAACCAGCATGAAATTGATTTCCCGGTAGAGGCGACTCGCGGATCGATTCTCGATCGGCACGGACGCGTGCTCGCGATGAGCAAGCGACTCCACGTCGTCTACGCTCATCCCTGGAAAGTCGACGACCCGGAGACGACGGCCAGGACTCTCGCCGGGGTCCTCGACGAGCCTTACGTAAAGTTGCTGAAGAACCTGAAATCGCATGAAGACTTTGTCTACCTCAAGCATTTCATAGACGACGAGACCCGCCAGTTGGTCATCGACTCCGGTGTGGCCGTCAACGCGGATTCGCCCGTGTGGTTCCATCGAGAGTCGAAGCGTGTCTACCCCCACGAGCGTCTCGCGGTGCACGTCATCGGGTATTCCGGCACTGATCAAGAAGGCGTAGAGGGCATCGAGAAGAGTCTCGATGAAGTGTTACAGGGCGACCCGACAATCATCAGGGCACTACGGCTGGGAAATAGACAACTGCTTCGGCAGTCCGTCGAGGAGCCGGACCATTTGTCGCACGACGTCATCCTCACGATCGACCTGGATCTCCAGCACCTGGTGGAGATGGAGATCGACCGTGCTATCCGCACGACCGGCGCGCGCTCGGCGAGCATCATTCTTCTCGATCCGAAACGTGGCGATGTCCTTGCGATGGCGAATCGCCCGACGGCGAATCTAGCGAACTACTCGAAGTCATCGTTCGAGCAGCGTCGCAATCGAGCCGTGACGGACAATTACGAACCGGGGTCAACCTTCAAGTTCGTGACGATGGCCGCGGCATTCGATAGGGGCCTGCTCGACGAGCGAGAACTGGTGTTCTGCGAGAACGGGCTCTACATCGAGAACGGTCGCCGGATTCACGACATCACCAAGCGCGCGTACTTGACCCCGCAGGGGGTGCTGGAGAACTCCAGCAACATCGGCATTTCGAAGATCGCTCAGAAGCTGACCGACCGACAACTGCACTCGGCGATTCGTTCATTCGGATTCAGTCAGCGGACCGGCATCGAACTCCCCGGCGAGATGTTCGGAAGTCTGGCTCCCGTCGAGAGTTGGTCGGGCTACACGCACAGTTCCCTGTCGTTCGGCCAGGAAGTCGCCGTTACGGCCCTGCAGATGGCTGCAGGATTCGGAGTGCTTGCCTCCGACGGATCCTACGTGCCTCCACGGGTCGTGCTGGCCACGCGGAACGGCGACGGCGATTGGGATCGTACCGAGCGCCCCCGCCCCGAACGAGTCATTTCCGCCGAGACGGCGGGCAAGCTGCAGCGGATGCTTGAGGGTGTGGTCGCGAACGGCACGGGCAAGCGCGCACGGATTGACGAGTACCGGCTTGCCGGGAAGTCCGGCACGGCGCAGAAAACGGGGAAAGGCGGGTACTCCGAGACCGACTACGTGGCTTCCTTCGGCGGTTTTGGGCCGGTCGAAGACCCCCAACTGGTCGGCCTGGTCGTGTTGAACACGCCCAGCGGAGACGATCACCAGGGCGGGCGCGTCGCGGCTCCCGTCTTTGGTCGCATCATGCGTCTCGCCCTGAATCACCTGCGGGTTCCAGGAAGTCAGGCCGTTCGAATCTCGGCCCTGGACGACGCGCAGCCGGAGAGCTCGCGACTTGTGGCGGATCGGCAGGCCGCCACCCCGCTCCCCCGCGCCGATGTTGTACCGGACGTCCGGGGCTATTCGCTCCGTGACGCGATCGGGCATCTATCGGCGGTGGGAGTCCGCACGCGTGTCGAGGGCAGCGGCATCGTGGTCGCGCAGAACCCGGCACCGGGAACCGCATTGCGACCCAACATGGACTGTTGGTTGAGACTCTCGCGACAGACCGCAGGGGTGCAGCGATGA
- the rsmH gene encoding 16S rRNA (cytosine(1402)-N(4))-methyltransferase RsmH: protein MLLSPTSEESFVAPAETHRPVLLEEVLELLAPAPGQIFVDGTLGLGGHAEKLLEAVGPSGRVVGIDRDSEALAMATDRLSDHADSFIPCRGDHERIRGLLQELEIEAVNGILLDLGVSSMQLDKPERGFSFRHDAPLDMRMSPDGPVTAADLLRDTEEVDLRRILWRFGEEKGANAIARAIVRRREQKPLTRTLELATLVEDVLGPRARRYRIHPATRTFQALRIAVNNEIVGLTATVHDAIRCLAPGGRLAVIGYHSLESRAVKHAMRDDTQRCLCPRGLPVCGCGTPGLVKPVTKRAVRPSSSEIDENPRSRSAQLRVVERL from the coding sequence ATGCTGCTGTCGCCGACGAGCGAGGAGAGCTTCGTGGCACCCGCCGAGACACATCGGCCGGTTCTGCTCGAGGAAGTCCTGGAGCTCCTCGCTCCGGCGCCTGGACAGATCTTTGTGGACGGAACGCTGGGACTCGGCGGTCACGCCGAGAAACTGCTCGAGGCGGTGGGACCGTCCGGCCGAGTTGTCGGGATCGACCGGGATAGCGAGGCTCTGGCGATGGCGACCGATCGGCTGTCCGACCATGCCGATTCCTTCATCCCCTGCCGAGGGGATCATGAGCGGATCCGTGGACTCCTTCAGGAACTCGAAATCGAGGCGGTCAACGGAATCCTGCTCGATCTCGGTGTGTCCTCGATGCAGCTCGACAAACCCGAGCGAGGGTTCTCTTTTCGCCATGACGCCCCCCTCGACATGCGCATGTCACCGGATGGCCCCGTGACCGCGGCGGATCTCCTTCGCGATACCGAGGAGGTCGACTTGCGGCGAATCCTCTGGCGATTTGGCGAGGAAAAAGGTGCCAACGCGATCGCCCGGGCCATCGTGCGTCGCCGGGAACAGAAGCCACTAACGAGGACGCTGGAGTTGGCGACACTGGTCGAGGACGTGCTGGGGCCCCGTGCGCGCCGCTACCGGATACATCCCGCCACGCGAACGTTCCAGGCGCTGCGCATCGCGGTCAACAACGAGATCGTTGGATTGACCGCAACCGTGCACGACGCGATTCGTTGTCTGGCACCCGGTGGCCGACTTGCCGTCATCGGCTATCACTCGCTTGAGAGTCGCGCCGTCAAGCATGCGATGCGAGACGACACGCAGCGCTGCCTCTGCCCGCGAGGTCTACCGGTCTGCGGGTGCGGCACGCCGGGTCTGGTCAAGCCTGTCACGAAGAGAGCGGTGCGGCCATCGTCGAGTGAGATCGATGAGAACCCACGATCGCGAAGCGCACAGTTGCGTGTGGTGGAACGCCTATGA
- a CDS encoding division/cell wall cluster transcriptional repressor MraZ, giving the protein MLRGNALAKVDEKGRLKIPASFRAVLDPSYGKECFVTSIDGNSVRLYPMETYAQLEERLIQASTLQPLVTRLRNALNYFGQRAAIDGQGRVLIHPMLRESAAIDGEIAVLGQQNYLELWNRATIEARLRDNPLTDDELRELAALGF; this is encoded by the coding sequence ATGCTGCGTGGTAACGCTCTCGCCAAGGTCGACGAGAAGGGGCGGCTCAAGATCCCGGCGTCGTTCCGTGCGGTGCTCGATCCCTCCTACGGCAAGGAATGTTTCGTTACCAGCATCGATGGTAACTCCGTTCGACTCTATCCCATGGAGACCTACGCCCAACTCGAGGAACGGCTGATCCAGGCGTCGACGCTCCAGCCCCTCGTCACTCGACTTCGAAACGCGCTGAATTACTTCGGCCAACGGGCCGCCATCGATGGTCAGGGCAGAGTCCTGATCCACCCCATGCTCCGAGAGTCCGCCGCCATCGACGGCGAAATCGCGGTGCTGGGTCAACAGAACTACCTCGAATTGTGGAACCGGGCCACGATCGAGGCAAGGCTACGTGATAACCCGCTTACTGATGATGAACTTCGGGAGTTGGCGGCACTGGGCTTCTAG
- a CDS encoding helix-turn-helix domain-containing protein has translation MASTAQANLKGSARLGSYLKKLRTGYGYSLRGVEERARADGGEIDNSQLSRYEKGICYPSFDKLRVLANVFNVSIQSFSDVVDLETLENIKPALGAPEDLIEEGVAALKSGDHGAAFALFERSIEILEEEPPDAERLAMIGRARVNQAAALARLGKLALAEQELRNALRRAETLEPRLRTRALLALANIHADQGDGFLAEMEADKAHTLATESGLDRLAAMARHIAARVLGELGQSMAAIERYRESAQLYAACGEQFEAIRVRMNIGSHYVKLGKLREGIRMLREALNEAREGGHRRLEAYAWSKIGQSYYTLEDLRRARSCFRESDALAIYNGEKQSDILFLNSFYEWQIAARDNNPTREKIAFGRLKVLRSSLERRFPEVDQFDDYVERGRNHA, from the coding sequence ATGGCATCGACGGCGCAAGCTAACCTGAAAGGCAGCGCGCGACTGGGGAGCTACTTGAAGAAGTTGCGCACCGGTTACGGCTACTCGCTCCGCGGAGTCGAGGAGCGAGCCCGCGCCGATGGCGGCGAGATCGATAACTCGCAGCTCAGTCGCTACGAGAAGGGAATCTGTTACCCCTCGTTCGACAAACTCCGGGTCCTGGCCAATGTGTTCAACGTTTCGATCCAGTCGTTCTCCGACGTCGTGGATCTCGAGACGCTGGAGAACATCAAGCCGGCCCTCGGAGCTCCCGAAGACCTGATCGAGGAAGGCGTCGCCGCCCTCAAGTCGGGCGATCATGGCGCCGCATTCGCCCTCTTCGAACGTTCGATCGAGATCCTCGAAGAGGAACCGCCGGACGCGGAGCGACTCGCGATGATCGGACGCGCCCGGGTCAACCAGGCTGCCGCCCTCGCCCGACTCGGCAAGCTTGCCCTCGCCGAGCAGGAACTCCGCAACGCGTTGCGTCGGGCCGAAACCCTCGAACCCCGCCTGCGAACACGCGCACTTCTCGCACTTGCAAACATTCACGCCGACCAGGGCGACGGGTTCCTGGCGGAGATGGAAGCGGACAAAGCCCACACGCTGGCCACCGAGTCCGGTCTCGACCGGCTCGCTGCCATGGCACGACATATTGCCGCGCGAGTCCTCGGCGAGCTTGGACAATCGATGGCAGCGATCGAACGCTATCGTGAATCGGCTCAACTCTATGCCGCGTGTGGCGAGCAGTTCGAGGCCATTCGCGTGCGCATGAACATCGGCTCCCACTACGTGAAGCTCGGCAAGCTCCGCGAAGGGATCCGGATGCTTCGCGAGGCGCTTAACGAAGCCCGCGAAGGAGGCCATCGTCGTCTGGAAGCCTACGCCTGGAGCAAGATTGGCCAGTCGTACTACACACTGGAAGACCTGCGGCGAGCCCGTAGCTGCTTCCGTGAGTCGGATGCACTGGCCATCTACAACGGAGAGAAACAGTCCGATATTCTCTTCCTCAATTCGTTCTATGAGTGGCAAATCGCCGCACGAGATAACAATCCCACTCGGGAAAAGATCGCGTTCGGTCGACTCAAAGTGTTGCGTTCAAGCCTCGAACGGAGATTCCCCGAAGTCGATCAATTCGATGACTATGTTGAAAGGGGGCGAAACCATGCGTAA
- the ligA gene encoding NAD-dependent DNA ligase LigA — MSRKDDANPVLKRMEDLRRQITDHRRRYYVDDDPVVADAEYDALEIELKELEAQHPEIAAKDSPTQTIGGAPAAGKTVFRHQIPLLSLDNAFGREELQAWERRLSRALPDGMTPTFFTEPKVDGFSIAIHYADGKFVRAVTRGDGLTGEDVSDNVATIAAVPSTIENAPARLEVRGEIFMPRSAFLELNVKRLENDLAPFANPRNAAAGSVRLLDARATAERKLDCFFYALADRTGTMPPRHSEALAWLEESGFQTNPRNRVCHSLEEVETRFTKLGDDRDSLEYEIDGLVVKVDELELREQAGQTSKFPRWAIAVKYPAQQATTLVRGITVQVGRTGKLTPVAELEPVLLAGTTVSRATLHNADEIRRKDVRVGDTVFVEKAGEIIPQVVKVVTEKRPEGSGRFEMPTACPICRAPVERTEGEAATYCSNIACPAQQRERILHFVSRSGMDIQGLGDALVDQLVSDGWVKDVSDLYGLQAERLAGLERMGAKSAANVLTQIDESRRRPLFRLLFALGIRQVGERSARLLAREFGSLDAIARADADLLEAIEDVGPKTAEALRSFFATSENRDLLERLIAAGVNVTALDEELPGDSPTDSPFLGKTVVLTGTLSGIGRKEAAERVEALGGKTTSRVSKKTDLVIAGSEAGSKLKKAIELGIEVIDDVEFKRLAGIADTMNSDTDPAGTS, encoded by the coding sequence TTGAGCCGGAAAGACGACGCCAACCCGGTTCTCAAGCGCATGGAGGATCTTCGAAGGCAGATCACGGATCACCGACGACGTTACTACGTCGATGACGATCCGGTGGTCGCAGACGCCGAGTACGACGCGCTGGAAATCGAGCTGAAAGAGCTCGAAGCTCAACATCCGGAGATCGCTGCGAAGGACTCTCCGACTCAAACGATCGGTGGCGCCCCGGCCGCGGGAAAGACCGTCTTCCGTCATCAGATACCCCTGCTTTCACTGGACAACGCATTCGGGCGCGAGGAGCTGCAGGCCTGGGAGCGACGCCTCTCGCGGGCTCTACCGGACGGCATGACACCGACGTTCTTCACCGAGCCCAAGGTCGACGGGTTCTCGATCGCCATCCATTACGCAGACGGCAAGTTCGTGCGTGCGGTGACCCGTGGCGACGGGCTGACCGGCGAAGATGTCTCCGACAATGTCGCGACGATTGCGGCCGTGCCGTCGACGATCGAGAATGCACCTGCGAGATTGGAAGTCCGTGGCGAAATATTCATGCCGCGTTCCGCATTTCTCGAGCTGAACGTGAAGCGACTGGAGAACGACCTCGCTCCGTTTGCCAATCCTCGCAACGCTGCGGCGGGGTCGGTCCGACTGCTCGACGCACGTGCGACTGCCGAGCGCAAACTTGATTGCTTCTTCTACGCGCTGGCGGATCGCACAGGCACGATGCCTCCGCGTCACTCCGAGGCGTTGGCCTGGTTGGAGGAATCTGGATTCCAGACCAATCCACGTAACCGAGTCTGTCATTCCCTCGAAGAGGTTGAGACGCGATTCACGAAACTAGGTGACGATCGCGACTCCCTCGAATACGAGATCGACGGACTCGTGGTCAAGGTCGACGAACTCGAGCTCCGCGAACAGGCCGGGCAGACATCCAAGTTCCCGCGCTGGGCCATTGCGGTGAAGTATCCCGCACAGCAGGCGACGACCCTCGTTCGTGGAATCACCGTTCAGGTCGGGCGGACGGGGAAGTTGACCCCGGTCGCGGAACTCGAACCCGTCCTCCTGGCGGGGACCACCGTTTCCAGGGCGACCCTTCACAACGCGGACGAGATCCGTCGAAAGGACGTTCGGGTTGGAGACACCGTCTTCGTGGAGAAGGCCGGTGAGATCATTCCGCAGGTCGTCAAGGTCGTCACGGAGAAGCGTCCGGAAGGCTCCGGTCGGTTCGAGATGCCTACCGCGTGCCCGATCTGTCGTGCGCCAGTCGAGCGCACGGAGGGCGAAGCGGCCACGTACTGCTCGAATATCGCCTGCCCGGCTCAGCAACGAGAACGGATCCTGCACTTCGTTTCGCGGTCCGGAATGGACATTCAGGGCCTGGGCGACGCACTCGTCGACCAACTGGTCAGCGACGGATGGGTGAAGGACGTATCGGATCTGTACGGACTGCAAGCGGAACGGCTTGCGGGACTGGAGCGCATGGGCGCGAAGTCCGCCGCAAACGTCCTGACGCAGATCGACGAATCACGTCGGCGACCCCTGTTCCGACTCCTGTTTGCATTGGGAATCCGACAGGTCGGCGAGCGATCGGCGCGTCTACTCGCAAGGGAATTCGGATCGCTGGATGCGATCGCGCGGGCCGACGCCGATCTGCTCGAGGCGATCGAGGACGTTGGACCGAAGACCGCCGAGGCGCTACGTTCGTTCTTCGCGACCTCGGAGAATCGGGATCTTCTCGAGCGACTCATCGCGGCCGGGGTCAACGTCACCGCCCTCGACGAGGAACTACCCGGCGATTCGCCGACAGACTCGCCGTTCCTGGGCAAGACCGTTGTGTTGACCGGAACGTTGTCCGGTATCGGTCGGAAAGAGGCGGCCGAGCGGGTTGAGGCTCTCGGCGGCAAGACGACAAGCAGAGTCAGTAAGAAGACCGACCTTGTCATCGCTGGTTCAGAGGCGGGATCGAAACTGAAAAAGGCCATCGAGTTGGGCATCGAAGTTATCGACGATGTCGAGTTCAAGAGGCTTGCAGGTATCGCTGATACTATGAATTCGGACACGGATCCGGCGGGTACATCCTGA
- a CDS encoding sigma-54 dependent transcriptional regulator — MSEKIKVILIEDEDGNRRSLTRGLSRIGYEVTAFSSAEPALIHLREHADTALIVTDLMMPGLDGFGVLRESRQIAPEIGVLMITGHGSVESAVDAMKNGADDFLTKPVDLFELRKRASAIVEKRMLSRRVDELESRLFEKFGKLIGRSKAIEAMFRQMELVSQSRANVMITGESGTGKELVANALHENSPRSKGRFLPINCAAIPAEILESELFGHEKGSFTGATGRKLGKFELADGGTLFLDEIGELPIDMQVKLLRVLEQREFMRVGGSETIRVDIRLIAATNQDLEQMVDDGKFRNDLYYRLKVVTIRIPPLRDREGDVPLLAQAFLDSFCRENNRSLMKFSPEVLRALVKQPWMGNVRELRNVVESLVVLTPGDVIEIGDLPDEYRGTPDSAARVDRSGTEGPPSTDEDEPTTMDEIERQAILRALDKTGGNRTQAAEMLGIGLRTLQRKLKDYRMQGEVDE; from the coding sequence ATGAGCGAAAAGATCAAGGTCATACTCATCGAGGACGAGGACGGCAATCGTCGTAGCCTGACCCGTGGGCTCAGCCGTATCGGATACGAGGTGACCGCGTTCTCCTCGGCGGAGCCGGCGCTCATTCATCTACGGGAACATGCGGATACGGCGCTGATCGTGACGGATCTCATGATGCCGGGTCTCGATGGATTCGGCGTACTTCGCGAGTCGCGCCAGATCGCGCCGGAAATCGGCGTGTTGATGATCACCGGACACGGCAGCGTCGAGTCCGCAGTCGACGCCATGAAGAACGGCGCGGACGATTTTCTGACCAAGCCCGTGGATCTCTTCGAGCTGAGAAAGCGGGCGTCCGCGATCGTTGAGAAACGCATGCTGTCGCGGCGTGTCGACGAACTCGAGTCGAGACTGTTCGAGAAATTCGGGAAATTGATCGGTCGTTCCAAGGCCATAGAGGCGATGTTCCGCCAGATGGAACTCGTCTCGCAATCACGGGCGAACGTCATGATCACGGGCGAGTCCGGCACCGGCAAGGAACTGGTCGCGAACGCGCTCCACGAAAACTCGCCACGAAGCAAAGGACGATTTCTGCCGATCAATTGTGCGGCGATCCCTGCGGAGATTCTCGAGTCCGAGTTGTTCGGTCATGAGAAGGGATCGTTTACCGGCGCGACCGGTCGCAAACTCGGGAAGTTCGAACTCGCGGATGGAGGCACCCTGTTTCTCGACGAGATAGGGGAACTGCCGATCGACATGCAGGTGAAACTGCTGCGAGTTCTGGAACAACGCGAGTTCATGCGTGTCGGGGGGAGCGAGACAATCCGAGTGGACATTCGATTGATCGCCGCCACCAACCAGGACCTCGAACAGATGGTGGACGACGGCAAGTTTCGCAACGATCTCTACTATCGGCTTAAGGTCGTCACGATTCGTATCCCGCCGCTGCGAGACCGCGAGGGCGATGTTCCACTCCTGGCCCAGGCATTTCTGGACTCGTTTTGCCGCGAGAACAATCGTTCGTTGATGAAATTCAGCCCGGAGGTCCTACGGGCCCTCGTGAAACAACCGTGGATGGGCAACGTCCGGGAACTCCGCAACGTGGTCGAGAGTCTGGTGGTACTGACACCGGGCGACGTTATCGAGATCGGCGACCTCCCGGACGAGTATCGAGGAACGCCGGACAGCGCAGCGCGGGTCGACCGGTCGGGGACCGAGGGTCCGCCGTCTACAGACGAGGATGAACCGACGACGATGGACGAGATCGAGCGGCAGGCGATCCTAAGGGCGTTGGACAAGACCGGTGGCAATCGAACCCAGGCGGCCGAGATGCTGGGCATCGGATTACGAACGCTCCAACGCAAACTCAAAGACTATCGGATGCAGGGTGAGGTCGATGAGTAA